The proteins below come from a single Dermatophilaceae bacterium Soc4.6 genomic window:
- a CDS encoding type II toxin-antitoxin system PemK/MazF family toxin: MSRPPETVDAVDAEGVSAGGSRVDESGPHEDHRGSPRPLAMRAYPGDFPGVPAMHYAPEPDGLPDPGEVVWTWVPFEEDPSLGKDRPVLLVGLDGDWLLGVMLTSRDHDASREREHRSGREWVDVGTGAWDSRGRESEARTDRIVRVDPDAIRREGAVLDQQRFDLVADAIRRTA; this comes from the coding sequence ATGAGCCGTCCCCCTGAGACGGTCGATGCGGTCGACGCCGAGGGGGTCAGTGCTGGGGGCAGCAGGGTCGACGAGTCCGGTCCGCACGAGGACCACCGCGGGTCACCACGCCCGCTCGCGATGCGCGCCTACCCGGGCGACTTCCCCGGGGTGCCCGCCATGCACTACGCGCCCGAGCCCGACGGCCTCCCCGACCCGGGCGAGGTGGTGTGGACCTGGGTGCCCTTCGAGGAGGACCCGAGCCTCGGCAAGGACCGTCCGGTGCTGCTCGTGGGTCTCGACGGGGACTGGCTCCTCGGGGTGATGCTCACCAGCCGCGACCACGACGCCTCGCGCGAGCGCGAGCACCGGTCAGGGCGTGAGTGGGTCGACGTCGGCACCGGGGCCTGGGACAGCCGGGGCCGTGAGAGCGAGGCCCGGACCGACCGCATCGTGCGGGTCGACCCCGACGCCATCCGTCGTGAGGGGGCCGTGCTCGACCAGCAGCGGTTCGACCTCGTGGCGGACGCGATCCGCCGCACCGCCTGA
- a CDS encoding AAA family ATPase produces the protein MLTTVAVGGYRSLREVLVPLHGLDVVTGANGSGKSSLYRALRLLADCGAGRVIGSLAREGGLQSALWAGPATLGGTRREGHPVEGTVRKGPISLRLGFAASSGFGYLVDLGLPQMMPSVPSAFDRDPIVKREVVFSGPVARPGAVLVERKGPLVRMRDGRDWVELTRDLRTHESMLTELADPSRTPELLEVRDELRSWRFYDGFRTDRDAPARTPQVGTLTPVLDHEGADVAAALQTIHEIGDSAALDHAIGDAFDGARLSIMVSGGRFDVGLLQPGMLRRLGGAELSDGTLRYLLLVAALLTPRPPRLMVLNEPETSLHPDLLPPLARLIRQVSASTQVVVVSHAPGLIAALEPRRDDDDDPDDDTSGGSSERGVAAHGVHLTKDLGETRVEGQGLLTAPAWHWGSR, from the coding sequence ATGCTCACCACCGTCGCCGTCGGCGGCTACCGCTCCCTGCGCGAGGTCCTCGTGCCACTGCACGGTCTCGATGTCGTGACGGGGGCCAACGGCAGCGGCAAGTCGAGCCTCTACCGGGCGCTGCGGCTGCTCGCCGACTGCGGCGCCGGTCGGGTCATCGGCTCGTTGGCCCGCGAGGGTGGGCTGCAGTCGGCGCTCTGGGCCGGGCCCGCAACGCTCGGTGGCACCCGCCGCGAGGGTCATCCCGTGGAGGGCACCGTGCGCAAGGGCCCGATCAGCCTGCGCCTGGGCTTCGCGGCGTCGAGCGGCTTCGGCTATCTCGTCGACCTGGGCCTGCCGCAGATGATGCCGTCGGTGCCATCGGCCTTCGACCGCGACCCGATCGTGAAGCGCGAGGTCGTCTTCAGCGGTCCCGTCGCCCGCCCGGGAGCCGTGCTCGTCGAGCGCAAGGGACCCCTCGTGCGGATGCGCGACGGTCGCGACTGGGTGGAGCTGACCCGCGACCTGCGCACCCACGAGAGCATGCTCACCGAGCTGGCCGACCCGTCCCGCACTCCCGAGCTGCTCGAGGTGCGCGACGAGCTGCGGTCGTGGCGGTTCTACGACGGCTTCCGCACCGACCGTGACGCACCGGCCCGCACCCCCCAGGTGGGCACGCTCACGCCCGTGCTCGACCACGAGGGCGCCGACGTGGCCGCCGCCCTGCAGACCATTCACGAGATCGGCGACTCTGCGGCCCTCGACCACGCCATCGGGGACGCCTTCGACGGGGCACGGCTGAGCATCATGGTCTCGGGTGGTCGATTCGACGTCGGGCTGCTGCAGCCCGGCATGCTGCGCCGCCTCGGTGGGGCCGAGCTCAGCGACGGCACCCTGCGGTACCTCCTGCTCGTGGCCGCCCTGCTCACCCCTCGACCGCCACGCCTCATGGTGCTCAACGAGCCCGAGACGAGCCTGCACCCCGACCTGCTGCCCCCGCTCGCGCGCCTCATCCGCCAGGTGTCGGCGTCGACCCAGGTCGTCGTCGTCTCGCACGCCCCGGGGCTGATCGCCGCGCTCGAGCCCCGGCGGGACGATGACGACGACCCGGACGACGACACCTCGGGCGGGTCGTCCGAGCGAGGGGTGGCGGCCCACGGCGTCCACCTGACCAAGGACCTGGGCGAGACCCGCGTCGAGGGGCAGGGGCTGCTCACCGCCCCCGCGTGGCACTGGGGCTCGAGGTAG
- the rpsT gene encoding 30S ribosomal protein S20 produces the protein MANIKSQLKRIKTNEKRTERNKAVKSELRTWVRKFRDAADTGDATAAQEALKAASTKLDKAVSKGVIHANQAANKKSAMAKKASAL, from the coding sequence GTGGCAAACATCAAGTCGCAGCTCAAGCGCATCAAGACCAACGAGAAGCGCACCGAGCGCAACAAGGCGGTCAAGAGCGAGCTCCGCACGTGGGTCCGCAAGTTCCGCGACGCCGCCGACACCGGTGACGCCACTGCGGCGCAGGAAGCCCTCAAGGCTGCCTCCACCAAGCTCGACAAGGCCGTCTCCAAGGGCGTCATCCACGCCAACCAGGCGGCCAACAAGAAGTCGGCGATGGCCAAGAAGGCCTCTGCTCTCTGA
- a CDS encoding ATP-dependent DNA helicase gives MHAAVVGVGGAERPGQTQMAKAVEHAVETGEHLLVQAGTGTGKSLAYLVPAVKHAVESGKPAVIATATLALQSQIVDRDMPRVAEALAPVLGRRPTYALVKGRRNYLCAHKLQGGFPDDDDSLLSVGQVDRAMSRLGEEVLRLRSWADETESGDRDELVPGVSERAWRQVSVSSHECLGSKCPMVAECFVERSREAAKEVDVIVTNHSFMAIDAFEGRQMLPEHDVLVIDEAHELVDRVTSTVTDELSAGIVTSAARRAAKLSDQVGEVEDAGVLLEDVLAQLPEGRLPGLSDGLTLALERVRDTTRRVQSDLKPQPGAEGDGARQVARAAIDEVNENAARILEQRELDVVWVGRDPRRGTTTLRVAPMSVAMLVRERVFHERTVVLTSATLELGGTFDAVADTIGLRGEGAPAWQGLDVGSPFDYPRQAIAYVAQHLPAPGRDGAAPETLDEIETLVRAAGGRTLGLFSSMRAAQAAAEQLRARFTKDGTTIEILCQGEDQITTLVRDFARTATTCLFGTLTLWQGVDVPGTSCQLVIIDRIPFPRPDDPLASARSEEIARRGGNGFMAVSATHAALRLAQGAGRLVRRGDDRGVVAFLDSRMMTARYAGFLQRSLPPFWPTTDQDMVIAALRRLDETAAPVLPVAEPALRGLTGTLASSSSSSSSSSGLGPAAAAASPAVDHRPVAGPPPAAPAPRTAVTSGHAWTAEADEELRDAVDAGVGLEELCDHLELTPDVVSVRLEQLGLRLGEATLGFGS, from the coding sequence ATGCACGCCGCGGTCGTGGGGGTGGGGGGCGCCGAGCGTCCCGGGCAGACCCAGATGGCCAAGGCCGTCGAGCACGCCGTCGAGACTGGTGAGCACCTGCTGGTGCAGGCCGGCACCGGCACGGGCAAGTCACTGGCCTACCTGGTGCCGGCGGTCAAGCACGCCGTCGAGAGCGGCAAGCCGGCCGTGATCGCCACGGCGACCCTGGCCCTGCAGTCGCAGATCGTCGACCGCGACATGCCGCGCGTGGCGGAGGCGCTGGCCCCCGTGCTGGGGCGTCGCCCGACCTACGCGCTGGTCAAGGGCCGACGCAACTACCTGTGCGCGCACAAGCTGCAGGGCGGCTTCCCCGACGACGACGACTCGTTGCTGTCGGTGGGCCAGGTCGACCGGGCGATGTCGCGGCTGGGCGAGGAGGTGCTGCGGCTGCGGTCGTGGGCCGACGAGACCGAGTCGGGTGACCGGGACGAGCTCGTGCCGGGGGTGAGCGAGCGGGCCTGGCGCCAGGTCTCGGTCAGCTCGCACGAGTGCCTCGGCAGCAAGTGCCCGATGGTGGCGGAGTGCTTCGTCGAGCGCTCGCGCGAGGCGGCGAAGGAGGTCGACGTCATCGTCACCAACCACTCCTTCATGGCGATCGACGCCTTCGAGGGTCGTCAGATGCTGCCCGAGCACGACGTCCTGGTCATCGACGAGGCGCACGAGCTGGTCGACCGGGTGACCTCCACCGTCACCGACGAGCTGAGTGCAGGCATCGTCACGTCGGCCGCCCGTCGTGCGGCCAAGCTCTCCGACCAGGTCGGCGAGGTCGAGGACGCGGGCGTCCTGCTCGAGGACGTGCTCGCCCAGCTGCCCGAGGGGCGGCTGCCCGGCCTCTCCGACGGGCTGACGCTGGCGCTCGAGCGGGTGCGCGACACCACCCGACGCGTGCAGTCCGACCTCAAGCCCCAGCCCGGCGCCGAGGGCGACGGCGCCCGGCAGGTCGCGCGGGCGGCGATCGACGAGGTCAACGAGAACGCCGCGCGCATCCTCGAGCAGCGCGAGCTCGACGTGGTGTGGGTCGGGCGCGACCCGCGGCGGGGCACCACCACCTTGCGCGTGGCGCCGATGAGCGTGGCGATGCTGGTGCGGGAGAGGGTCTTCCACGAGCGCACCGTCGTGCTCACGTCGGCGACCCTCGAGCTCGGTGGCACGTTCGACGCCGTCGCCGACACCATCGGCCTGCGCGGTGAGGGAGCCCCGGCGTGGCAGGGGCTCGACGTCGGCAGCCCCTTCGACTACCCGCGCCAGGCCATCGCCTACGTCGCGCAGCACCTGCCCGCCCCGGGCCGCGACGGTGCCGCGCCCGAGACGCTCGACGAGATCGAGACGCTCGTGCGGGCCGCGGGTGGTCGCACCCTCGGGCTCTTCTCCTCCATGCGCGCCGCGCAGGCGGCGGCTGAGCAGCTGCGGGCCCGCTTCACCAAGGACGGCACGACGATCGAGATCCTGTGCCAGGGCGAGGACCAGATCACCACGCTCGTGCGCGACTTCGCGCGCACGGCCACCACGTGCCTGTTCGGCACCCTCACCCTCTGGCAGGGCGTCGACGTGCCCGGCACCTCGTGCCAGCTGGTCATCATCGACCGCATCCCCTTCCCCCGTCCCGACGACCCGCTCGCGTCGGCGCGCTCGGAGGAGATCGCCCGCCGGGGAGGCAACGGCTTCATGGCCGTCAGCGCCACCCATGCCGCGCTTCGCCTGGCCCAGGGCGCCGGGCGGCTCGTGCGGCGCGGCGACGACCGCGGGGTCGTCGCCTTCCTCGACTCGCGCATGATGACCGCCCGGTATGCCGGCTTCCTCCAGCGCTCACTTCCCCCCTTCTGGCCGACCACCGACCAGGACATGGTCATCGCCGCCCTCCGCCGGCTCGACGAGACCGCCGCGCCGGTGCTTCCGGTGGCCGAGCCCGCGCTGCGCGGGCTCACCGGGACGCTCGCGTCCTCGTCCTCGTCCTCGTCCTCGTCCTCGGGTCTGGGCCCGGCCGCAGCCGCTGCGTCGCCCGCGGTCGACCACCGGCCGGTGGCCGGACCACCGCCGGCAGCGCCGGCACCTCGGACCGCGGTCACCTCGGGCCACGCGTGGACGGCCGAGGCCGACGAGGAGCTGCGCGACGCGGTCGACGCCGGAGTCGGCCTCGAGGAGCTGTGCGACCACCTCGAGCTCACGCCCGACGTCGTGTCAGTGCGGCTCGAGCAGCTGGGGCTACGGCTCGGCGAGGCGACGCTCGGCTTCGGGTCGTAG
- a CDS encoding NAD(P)-dependent oxidoreductase, producing MARVVVTGGSGKLGRAVVADLAGHGHEVALFDRARPTGLPDEVLAHVDYLPVDLTDYGQVLDAMLGVEERWDGVDALVHLAAVPAPGLVPDHATFTNNMNASFSVVSAARRAGLKKIVWASSETVLGLPFDTPPPYVPVDEDYPPRPESTYSLTKTLEEELARQLCRWDPELSMIGLRFSNVMDVEDYAQFPSYDTDAMTRKWNLWGYIDARDGAQAVRLSLEHSTPGAEVFIVANADTVMSRSSASLVAEVFPGVAVRHELGEHETLLSIDKARRVLGFAPQHSWRDHV from the coding sequence ATGGCGCGAGTAGTGGTGACCGGTGGTTCGGGCAAGCTGGGTCGGGCGGTGGTCGCCGACCTCGCGGGTCACGGCCACGAGGTCGCGCTCTTCGACCGGGCCCGGCCGACGGGCCTGCCGGACGAGGTGCTGGCCCACGTCGACTACCTGCCCGTCGACCTCACCGACTACGGCCAGGTGCTCGACGCGATGCTCGGCGTCGAGGAGCGGTGGGACGGCGTCGACGCGCTGGTCCACCTCGCCGCCGTGCCGGCGCCCGGGCTGGTGCCCGACCACGCGACCTTCACCAACAACATGAATGCCTCCTTCTCGGTCGTGTCGGCCGCCCGTCGGGCCGGGCTGAAGAAGATCGTCTGGGCCTCGAGCGAGACCGTGCTCGGCCTGCCCTTCGACACCCCACCGCCCTACGTGCCGGTCGACGAGGACTACCCGCCCCGCCCCGAGAGCACCTACTCCCTCACCAAGACGCTCGAGGAGGAGCTGGCCCGGCAGCTGTGCCGGTGGGACCCCGAGCTGTCCATGATCGGCCTGCGCTTCTCCAACGTCATGGACGTCGAGGACTACGCGCAGTTCCCCTCGTACGACACCGATGCGATGACCCGCAAGTGGAACCTCTGGGGCTACATCGACGCCCGCGACGGCGCCCAGGCCGTGCGGCTCAGCCTCGAGCACAGCACCCCCGGGGCCGAGGTCTTCATCGTCGCCAACGCCGACACCGTCATGAGCCGCTCGAGCGCCTCGCTCGTCGCCGAGGTCTTCCCCGGCGTCGCGGTGCGGCACGAGCTGGGTGAGCACGAGACGCTGCTGTCGATCGACAAGGCCCGCCGCGTGCTGGGCTTCGCGCCCCAGCACAGCTGGCGCGACCACGTCTGA
- a CDS encoding GNAT family N-acetyltransferase, translating into MPFEQEMPRLRLRRPTGLDLEAYTALHTDPRTYAHAPASMPDAEGCRDRLDADLAHWAAYGFGYLAVEDRASGLLVGWGGVCEAAAAPRGPLNLYYRLAYDALGQGLGRDLVCAVVAAAVEEQPARRVRARIGSHHAASLATARAAGLVEVDVPADQPDDQPDDQPDSASVVLEAPHLTSLASVDESVLAEVLDLWVRVNEAGGAVGFSAGAPRAAVADRLAGHAALLAEGRAVLGLLRAPDDRLLGSAFWQRGAWSGFAHRLELWRVMVEPAEQGRGMGGLLLSGMHGLARRWSPQTQLWCADYRSGRGLGRFYARWGWNEVGRLPYGIELPGGERGDEVHLARRPQGGLPVADGRP; encoded by the coding sequence ATGCCGTTCGAGCAGGAGATGCCCCGCCTGCGCTTGCGCCGCCCCACCGGGCTCGACCTCGAGGCCTACACCGCACTGCACACGGACCCCCGCACGTATGCGCACGCGCCGGCGTCGATGCCCGACGCCGAGGGCTGCCGGGACCGTCTCGACGCTGACCTGGCGCACTGGGCGGCCTACGGTTTCGGCTACCTCGCGGTCGAGGACCGGGCCAGCGGCCTCCTGGTCGGCTGGGGTGGGGTCTGCGAAGCCGCCGCCGCCCCTCGCGGCCCGCTCAACCTCTACTACCGCCTTGCGTACGACGCCCTCGGGCAGGGCCTCGGGCGCGACCTCGTCTGCGCCGTGGTCGCCGCCGCGGTCGAGGAGCAGCCCGCGCGGCGGGTGCGGGCGCGCATCGGCAGCCACCACGCCGCGTCGCTGGCGACCGCTCGGGCCGCCGGCCTCGTCGAGGTCGACGTGCCCGCCGACCAGCCGGACGACCAGCCGGACGACCAGCCGGACTCGGCGTCGGTGGTGCTCGAGGCCCCGCACCTGACCTCGCTGGCCTCGGTCGACGAGTCGGTGCTCGCTGAGGTGCTCGACCTGTGGGTGCGGGTCAACGAGGCGGGTGGGGCCGTGGGGTTCTCGGCGGGTGCACCGCGGGCGGCGGTCGCCGATCGCCTCGCGGGCCACGCGGCCCTGCTCGCCGAGGGTCGCGCGGTGCTCGGTCTGCTGCGGGCGCCCGACGACCGCCTGCTCGGCTCGGCGTTCTGGCAGCGCGGCGCGTGGTCGGGGTTCGCCCACCGGTTGGAGCTGTGGCGGGTCATGGTCGAGCCCGCCGAGCAGGGTCGGGGGATGGGCGGCCTGCTCCTGTCGGGGATGCACGGCCTGGCCCGCCGGTGGTCGCCGCAGACCCAGCTGTGGTGCGCCGACTACCGCAGCGGTCGGGGCCTCGGCCGCTTCTACGCGCGGTGGGGCTGGAACGAGGTGGGGCGGCTGCCCTACGGGATCGAGCTGCCAGGGGGGGAGCGCGGTGACGAGGTGCACCTCGCTCGGCGTCCGCAGGGTGGGTTGCCCGTCGCCGACGGTCGCCCCTGA
- a CDS encoding MFS transporter, translating into MTDTVATPARLHRPDAPAPVSPSRVRLALLALASGGFAIGTTEFVTMGLLPQVAAGTGVDIPTAGHYVSSYAVGVVVGAPLIAVLFAKAPRKLVLLGLMAFFAVANSASGFAHTYGQLMGARFLSGLPHGAFFGIGSVVAASLVPREKRTQAVAMMLIGLGVANVLGVPLTTVLGQSLGWQTPYRVVGVIGALTMVAVALWIPRQPATGEESMRGELKALTRLQVWLALLLGTVGFGGMFATYAYITPTMTELAGFPLGFVPVILGIYGVGQVAGMWVAGRIARYGVMRMMVVSMGLIAVALALFGYAVHVKALAILFALLLGFLPSVLVPLLQTRLMDVARDGQSLAAALKYSTLNIANALGAWLGSIVLAAGLGYEWPSRIGAGLAVLGLGIAGISVVVGRRNPDSV; encoded by the coding sequence ATGACCGACACCGTGGCCACGCCTGCCCGGCTGCACCGGCCGGACGCACCGGCGCCCGTCTCGCCGTCCCGCGTGAGACTGGCCCTGCTCGCGCTCGCCAGCGGCGGGTTCGCCATCGGCACGACCGAGTTCGTCACGATGGGTCTGTTGCCCCAGGTGGCAGCCGGCACCGGCGTCGACATCCCCACAGCCGGCCACTACGTGTCGTCGTATGCCGTGGGGGTCGTGGTGGGCGCACCCCTGATCGCGGTGCTCTTCGCCAAGGCCCCCCGCAAGCTCGTGCTCCTGGGTCTGATGGCCTTCTTCGCGGTCGCCAACTCGGCCTCGGGCTTCGCGCACACCTACGGGCAGCTGATGGGCGCCCGGTTCCTGTCGGGCCTGCCGCACGGCGCCTTCTTCGGCATCGGCTCGGTCGTCGCCGCCAGCCTCGTGCCCCGGGAGAAGCGCACCCAGGCCGTCGCGATGATGCTGATCGGCCTCGGGGTGGCCAACGTGCTCGGGGTACCGCTGACGACCGTGCTCGGCCAGTCGCTCGGCTGGCAGACGCCCTACCGGGTCGTCGGCGTCATCGGCGCGCTGACCATGGTCGCTGTCGCCCTGTGGATCCCTCGCCAGCCGGCCACCGGAGAGGAGTCGATGCGCGGTGAGCTCAAGGCCCTGACCCGCCTGCAGGTCTGGCTCGCGCTGCTGCTCGGCACCGTCGGCTTCGGAGGCATGTTCGCCACCTACGCCTACATCACTCCGACGATGACCGAGCTCGCCGGCTTTCCGCTGGGCTTCGTACCCGTCATCCTCGGGATCTACGGCGTCGGGCAGGTCGCCGGCATGTGGGTGGCGGGCCGGATCGCCCGATACGGCGTCATGCGGATGATGGTCGTCTCGATGGGCCTGATCGCGGTCGCGCTCGCGCTCTTCGGCTACGCTGTCCACGTCAAGGCGCTGGCCATCCTCTTCGCCCTGCTGCTCGGATTCCTGCCCTCGGTGCTCGTGCCGCTGCTGCAGACCCGCCTGATGGACGTCGCCCGAGACGGCCAGTCGCTGGCGGCCGCCCTCAAATACTCGACCCTCAACATCGCCAACGCCCTCGGCGCCTGGCTCGGCAGCATCGTGCTGGCCGCCGGTCTGGGCTACGAGTGGCCGAGCCGCATCGGGGCCGGGCTCGCCGTGCTGGGGCTGGGCATCGCGGGGATCTCGGTGGTCGTCGGGCGACGGAACCCCGACTCGGTCTGA
- a CDS encoding cytochrome P450, producing MSSLPTAAQARQAAAFAATLYGQRGRQWYNGRVRGDGLARTRLKEGRDDRYAVYEGIRAQGPLTRTRAGYWVTTSHKLSNQVLRSRTFGVRDPERDIVQGGISREFDLSFLGLNAPDHTRLRRLATPAFSPKMMGTYDTMIEKTVHQLIDQAERRGSFDLVTDLAAPLPIAVISEMLGVPNEHEEAFQRYGASLASALDGLNSLGHARDVLRAVHSLDRIFSSLFDLREREPRDDLVSTLVAERGDRIRPEELTPMCQLLLVAGFETTVNLIGNAVIALTDHPDQWDLLVADPQLAGPTVEETLRYLPPVQETGRVAFEDTDLAGQTVRKHQWVVLLLAAAGRDPEVYADPNRFDITRTPGVEHLAFSSGIHYCIGAPLARLEATVALRVLAERMPGLRRAGDVTMRGSTTIRGPLHLPVTTR from the coding sequence ATGAGCTCGCTGCCCACCGCCGCCCAGGCCCGCCAGGCGGCCGCCTTCGCCGCGACGCTCTACGGTCAGCGTGGCCGCCAGTGGTACAACGGGCGCGTCCGGGGCGACGGCCTCGCCCGGACGCGGCTGAAGGAGGGACGCGACGACCGCTATGCCGTCTACGAGGGCATCCGGGCACAAGGGCCGCTCACCCGCACCCGCGCGGGCTACTGGGTCACGACGAGCCACAAGCTGAGCAACCAGGTGCTGCGCAGCCGCACCTTCGGCGTGCGCGACCCGGAGCGCGACATCGTGCAGGGCGGGATCAGCCGCGAGTTCGACCTCAGCTTCCTCGGGCTCAACGCGCCGGACCACACCCGCCTGCGCCGGCTGGCCACGCCCGCCTTCAGTCCGAAGATGATGGGCACCTACGACACGATGATCGAGAAGACGGTGCACCAGCTCATCGACCAGGCCGAGCGGCGGGGCAGCTTCGACCTCGTGACCGACCTCGCGGCGCCGCTGCCCATCGCCGTCATCTCCGAGATGCTCGGGGTGCCCAACGAGCACGAAGAGGCCTTCCAGCGGTACGGAGCCTCGCTCGCGAGCGCCCTCGACGGGCTCAACTCGCTCGGACACGCCCGCGACGTGCTGCGCGCGGTCCACTCCCTCGATCGCATCTTCTCCTCGCTGTTCGACCTGCGCGAGCGCGAGCCCCGCGACGACCTCGTCAGCACCCTGGTGGCCGAGCGCGGTGACCGCATCCGCCCCGAGGAGCTGACCCCGATGTGCCAGCTGCTGCTGGTCGCGGGCTTCGAGACGACGGTCAACCTCATCGGCAACGCCGTCATCGCGCTCACCGACCACCCCGACCAGTGGGATCTCCTCGTGGCCGACCCCCAGCTGGCCGGCCCGACGGTCGAGGAGACGCTGCGCTACCTGCCGCCCGTGCAGGAGACCGGTCGGGTGGCCTTCGAGGACACCGATCTCGCCGGGCAGACGGTGCGCAAGCACCAGTGGGTGGTCCTGCTGCTGGCGGCCGCGGGACGCGACCCCGAGGTCTACGCCGACCCGAACCGCTTCGACATCACCCGCACCCCGGGCGTCGAGCACCTGGCCTTCTCCAGCGGGATCCACTACTGCATCGGCGCGCCGCTGGCCCGGCTCGAGGCGACCGTGGCCCTGCGGGTGCTCGCCGAGCGGATGCCGGGTCTGCGCCGGGCGGGCGACGTCACCATGCGAGGGTCGACGACCATCCGCGGGCCCCTGCACCTGCCAGTGACGACCCGGTGA
- the holA gene encoding DNA polymerase III subunit delta produces the protein MPLPALLLVSGPEEVLADRAVTSVLHELRDTLPELEVIRLTASTYEAGQLLLHTSPSLFGGAKAVVVEGFEETTDELQSDLLAYLAAPADDVTLVVTHRAGNRGKKVLDALRKQGARVFEAPAVKSDRDKAEFVTHEFRRAGRKVTGEAVQALVQAIGKDLRELASACSQLVADTGGLIDESVVETYHGGKVEASGFKVADAAVGGDRGEALALLRHAIATGVDPVPIVAVLASQLRQLVRVGSAGRGSSANLARELGMAPWQVDRARRSLQGWDGTGLGRAIQAVAAADLEVKGGGRDPVYAVERAVLAITAARGSR, from the coding sequence GTGCCGCTGCCAGCCCTGCTCCTCGTCTCCGGTCCGGAGGAGGTCCTCGCCGACCGGGCCGTGACCTCCGTCCTGCACGAGCTGCGTGACACGCTGCCCGAGCTCGAGGTCATCAGGCTCACCGCGTCGACCTACGAGGCCGGGCAGCTGCTGCTGCACACCAGCCCGTCTCTCTTCGGCGGCGCCAAGGCGGTCGTGGTCGAGGGGTTCGAGGAGACGACCGACGAGCTGCAGAGCGACCTGCTGGCCTATCTCGCCGCCCCGGCCGACGACGTGACGCTCGTGGTCACCCACCGCGCGGGCAACCGTGGCAAGAAGGTGCTCGACGCCCTGCGCAAGCAGGGCGCTCGGGTCTTCGAGGCGCCGGCGGTCAAGTCCGACCGAGACAAGGCCGAGTTCGTCACGCACGAGTTCCGCCGGGCGGGGCGCAAGGTCACGGGCGAGGCCGTCCAGGCCCTCGTGCAGGCGATCGGCAAGGACCTGCGCGAGCTCGCGTCCGCCTGCAGCCAGCTGGTCGCCGACACCGGCGGCCTGATCGACGAGAGCGTGGTCGAGACCTACCACGGGGGCAAGGTCGAGGCGAGCGGCTTCAAGGTCGCCGACGCGGCGGTCGGGGGAGACCGCGGTGAGGCGCTGGCCCTGCTGCGGCACGCGATCGCGACGGGGGTCGACCCCGTGCCGATCGTCGCGGTGCTCGCCTCGCAGCTGCGCCAGCTCGTTCGCGTCGGGTCGGCCGGTCGGGGTAGCTCGGCCAACCTCGCCCGCGAGCTGGGGATGGCGCCCTGGCAGGTCGACCGGGCGCGGCGCTCGCTGCAGGGATGGGACGGGACCGGTCTGGGGCGCGCCATCCAGGCCGTCGCCGCCGCCGATCTCGAGGTCAAGGGCGGGGGCCGCGACCCGGTCTATGCGGTCGAGCGTGCCGTCCTCGCCATCACCGCAGCCCGGGGCAGCCGGTGA